From the Montipora capricornis isolate CH-2021 chromosome 2, ASM3666992v2, whole genome shotgun sequence genome, one window contains:
- the LOC138037017 gene encoding uncharacterized protein: protein MASLEQLKLACHNLPSQEDSGGQSRGSMRVAELANTAVVSKSNANDPKTASQAKGMQNTTVPAKSTGTGTSPSQEIRSPNMPLIRKKLNNKNLSSTAEEIIMASWRSGTGKQYHSYLERWEKFCSQNAIVDLLLRLRSGETSENDWKLLLTRQPLHAHNIEQFKTATRLFYTNEQVANYNYDSLLQLKQPIAKIDAKHSSSEAAKISPQDMYGLEPSLLISKGALVMLTMNLWPSVGLSNGSAGTVVDIIYKTSHQPPDLPIAVIIIDDYIGPSISNKIPSLVAIAPVTISVYSGNSVHERQQLPLKIAWALTIHKSQGLTLPQAWVDIGNNPSKLDDGIVGYLHNLSPIKTSQNKNQYFVLDFQTNSTVYRTVCFSPEKHAALKRKFECSSPVKVNKYNLKKNDKTGEEELIWNKRTKIEEPQESEMEFDLQPIKAETVEAKDSSAKEILGEQIKTLVNIAGRVTLNGPTETVKVKGKTLKKQEALFTDNTGSVRLVLWEQDTTKMQSGQCYSMTNVAVKDYNGTNYLTLTKHTKVNAAELQVDRQDVAVDDGKQMQVAFPPEGINYVQQYLSCNKCQAKVMDSPKKIIKCSECGLTQLKSKCSSKIIASILTKTDKDTMSLNIFDNIIEELYTLYKEQDGDIDKLFTELTDDDVTEILLTVIFATVIFNDKKNASTVIKL from the exons ATGGCCTCCCTCGAACAATTGAAACTGGCG TGTCATAACCTCCCTTCTCAAGAAGATTCAGGAGGACAAAGCAGAGGGAGTATGCGTGTTGCCGAACTGGCCAACACAGCCGTGGTTTCCAAAAGCAATGCGAATGACCCAAAGACCGCCAGTCAAGCTAAAGGCATGCAAAACACTACTGTCCCTGCCAAATCAACCGGAACAGGTACATCCCCTTCACAAGAAATTAGATCTCCTAATATGCCTCTTATCCGCAAAAAGCTGAACAATAAAAACCTGTCCTCAACCGCTGAGGAAATCATCATGGCCTCCTGGCGATCGGGAACGGGAAAACAATACCACTCTTATTTAGAACGCTGGGAGAAATTCTGCTCTCAGAACGCAATCGT aGATCTTCTCTTACGACTACGAAGTGGTGAAACTTCTGAAAACGATTGGAAACTACTGTTGACAAGGCAACCATTACATGCCCATAACATTGAGCAATTTAAAACTGCCACTCGATTATTTTATACCAATGAACAAGTTGCCAATTACAATTATGATTCACTATTGCAACTAAAACaaccaattgcaaaaattgatgCAAAACACTCAAGCTCAGAAGCTGCCAAAATTTCTCCTCAAGATATGTATGGGTTAGAACCATCATTGCTTATCTCAAAGGGTGCCCTTGTTATGCTAACAATGAATTTGTGGCCATCTGTTGGTCTTTCTAATGGTTCTGCTGGAACAGTGGTAGATATCATTTATAAAACTTCTCATCAACCTCCAGACCTGCCTattgctgttattattattgatgattATATTGGTCCCTCCATATCTAACAAAATTCCTTCTTTAGTTGCTATAGCTCCTGTAACTATTTCTGTATATTCTGGCAATTCAGTTCATGAGAGACAACAACTACCTCTTAAAATTGCATGGGCACTAACAATCCATAAAAGCCAAGGATTAACTTTACCTCAAGCATGGGTTGATATTGGAAA TAATCCCTCAAAGTTAGACGATGGcatagttggctatttacacaACCTTTCaccaatcaaaacaagtcaaaacAAGAACCAGTATTTTGTTCTTGATTTCCAAACAAATTCTACTGTCTATCGTACTGTGTGCTTCTCTCCAGAAAAGCACGCAGCACTCAAGCGAAAGTTTGAGTGCTCATCACCCGTAAAAGTAAACAAGTACAACCTTAAGAAAAATGACAAGACCGGGGAAGAAGAACTGATTTGGAACAAAAGAACGAAAATTGAAGAGCCACAGGAGAGTGAAATGGAGTTTGACCTGCAACCAATTAAAGCAGAAACAGTAGAAGCCAAAGACAGCTCCGCAAAAGAAATTCTTggcgaacaaatcaaaacactAGTGAACATTGCTGGTCGTGTTACATTGAATGGCCCCACCGAAACTGTGAAGGTGAAaggaaaaactttaaaaaaacaagaggcGTTGTTCACGGACAACACTGGCTCAGTCCGCCTTGTCCTATGGGAACAGGACACAACAAAAATGCAGTCCGGCCAATGTTACAGCATGACAAATGTAGCTGTCAAAGATTACAATGGTACAAACTACTTGACATTGACCAAGCACACCAAAGTAAATGCAGCTGAACTTCAAGTTGACCGACAAGATGTTGCAGTTGATGATGGAAAACAAATGCAGGTGGCATTCCCACCAGAAGGCATAAACTATGTGCAACAATACCTTAGCTGTAACAAGTGTCAAGCAAAAGTCATGGACAGTcccaaaaaaattatcaaatgcaGCGAATGTGGACTGACTCAACTGAAGTCCAAATGTTCCTCCAAGATTATTGCCAGCATTCTGACTAAAACTGACAAAGACACAATGTCACTCAACATATTTGACAACATTATCGAAGAGCTCTACACGTTGTACAAAGAGCAGGATGGTGACATCGATAAACTGTTTACAGAACTCACAGATGATGATGTGACTGAAATTCTATTAACAGTTATTTTTGCAACAGTTATTTTCAACGATAAGAAAAATGCTAGCACAGTCATAAAACTATAA
- the LOC138037019 gene encoding craniofacial development protein 2-like, producing MAKPLETMTMIHNNKPRPSVLSSSEAPSQGSGKEDNRAEGTKNLWVRTGCHWNMRICTYNARSLSSDDRMLEFGDELAKINFDVVGISEVRRKGEGCISLANSGHNLYHIGGNTCHRGVGFVVHKNITGYGTIFKGVSDRLAQLTIEINGKYHMNIIQAYLPTISHTDEEVDIVYEDMDNLITNTKAHFNIIMGDFNAKVGLDEPSKSCTGAFGFGICNRRGDSLIYFAEQHQLEIMNTFFKKSPTMRWTRISPNGTIKNAIDLHPHRQASYCHRRNCYKLV from the coding sequence ATGGCAAAACCCCTGGAAACCATGACCATGATCCACAATAACAAGCCAAGGCCCTCAGTCCTCAGCAGCTCTGAAGCACCTTCTCAAGGCAGCGGGAAGGAAGACAACAGAGCGGAGGGTACTAAGAATCTCTGGGTTCGGACAGGCTGCCATTGGAATATGAGAATCTGCACCTACAATGCCAGATCACTATCCTCAGACGACAGAATGCTAGAGTTTGGGGATGAGCTGGCAAAGATAAATTTTGATGTCGTGGGAATCAGCGAAGTTCGAAGGAAGGGGGAAGGCTGCATCTCTCTGGCAAACAGTGGTCACAACCTATATCACATTGGCGGCAATACGTGTCATAGGGGAGTCGGTTTCGTGGTACACAAGAACATTACCGGATATGGCACCATCTTTAAGGGCGTATCCGACAGATTAGCCCAGCTCACCATTGAGATCAATGGAAAATACCATATGAATATAATTCAGGCTTATCTTCCAACAATAAGCCATACCGATGAAGAGGTGGACATAGTCTATGAGGACATGGACAACCTTATTACAAATACCAAGGCCCACTTCAACATAATTATGGGTGACTTCAATGCTAAAGTTGGCTTGGATGAACCATCAAAGTCCTGTACAGGCGCGTTTGGGTTCGGCATTTGCAACAGAAGAGGGGATTCCCTTATTTACTTTGCGGAACAGCATCAGCTAGAAATCATGAACACGTTCTTCAAGAAGTCACCTACCATGCGTTGGACAAGGATCTCCCCAAATGGGACTATAAAAAATGCGATCGACTTGCATCCTCACAGACAAGCCTCATATTGTCATAGACGTAACTGTTATAAATTGGTTTAA